The genomic interval GAGTTCCGGACGATGAAACCGTTGTTGGTCTGCGGGACCGTCTCCGAACAGTTGAGGAGGGCGGACTGGACCTGCGGGATCTGACCGGGCCCCCTCATCGCCGACCTCTGCAGGTCGTTGTCCAACTGCTCGTACAACTTCCCCTGCACGATGAACCAACAGGTCACCGAAACCGCCGCCACCCCGAACGCCACCGCCGCCGCGACCAGCATCGCCAGCCGTGACCGGATCGGCAGTGTCCGGAACCGGTGCAGGAACCGGTCGAGGACCTTCTTCACTCCGCGCCACCCTGCCGCAGCACATACCCCACACCACGAACCGTGTGCACAAGCCGAGGCTCGCCCCCGGCTTCCGTCTTCCGGCGCAGGTACATCACGTACACATCAAGGGAGTTGGAGGACGGCTCGAAGTCGAAGCCCCAGACCGCCTTGAGGATCTGCTCGCGGGTGAGGACCTGCCGGGGATGCGCCAGGAACATCTCCAACAGCGTGAACTCCGTGCGGGTCAGCTCGACTTGGCGGCCGTTCCGCGTCACCTCACGGGTCGCGAGGTCCATGCGGAGGTCGGCGAAGGTGAGGGAGTCGTCCTCGGGGGCGTTCCCGGCGGCGGCTGCCGCCGCGTACGAGCTGCGGCGGAGCAACGCCCTTACCCGCGCGAAGAGTTCGTCGAGTTCGAAGGGCTTGACCAGGTAGTCGTCGGCGCCCGCGTCGAGGCCGGTGACGCGGTCGCCGACCGTGTCGCGGGCCGTCAGCATCAGGATCGGGGTCGTCGTGCCGGCGCCCCGCATCCGGCGGGCCGCCGTCAGGCCGTCCATGCGCGGCATCTGGATGTCGAGGACGACCAGGTCGGGCTGGTACGCGGTCGCCTTCTCCAGCGCGTCCGCGCCGTCGACGGCGACCTCGGTGTCGTACCCCTCGAACGCGAGGCTGCGCTGGAGTGCTTCGCGTACCGCCGGCTCGTCGTCGACGATCAGGATGCGCTGGGTGTCACGGTCGCCTTCGGCGGGGCTCATGGCTGGATTCCTCGGGTGCGGTGGGACGGGGAGACAACGATCGGCTGGTCGCAATCAGCCTCGCATGTTTCCCGGCCGGTGCGTGAAGAGGGGAGGAAGTGAGAAAAAGGGTGAGATCGGCTTCCCCTGTCTCCGGCTCAGCCTCGCATCGTCTGGAGGCGGTTCAGCGGCACCTTGCGGTGGTGCGGACGGGCCGCGCTGGTCCGCAGCCCCATCAGCTCCGGGACGGGTGCCACCTCGGGCGCCCGCGCCGCCGGCGCGTGCAGTTCGTACGCCACCCCGAGGGCCAGGCCGAGACCGGCCGCTCCGGTGTCGGTCACCGTGTGCGAAACCTGCTTGATCATGACGTACTCCCTACTTGGTTCGTGTGGGGCAGTGCTTAGCTGTCGGAACCGCCCGCCCGCAGCGAAGCCAGGTCCGCCTTGACGGTGTTGATCGGGATGGCGAAGCCGATGCCGATGTTTCCGGCCTCGGACGACGAGGACGAGGAGTCCGAACTGGACGAGTACATCGCGGAGTTGATGCCGATGATGTTGCCGTTCGCGTCGATCAGGGCGCCGCCGGAGTTGCCGGGGTTGAGGGCCGCGTCGGTCTGGATCGCCTTGTACGTCGTCGTGGACGAACCGGTGTCGCCGTTGAACTGCTGGCCGCCGAACTGGAACGGCCACTGGCCGCTGCCGCCGCTCGAATCCGAACCCTGGCTCTGGCTCTCGTCGGTCGAGACGGTCACGTCACGGTTCAGGGCGGAGACGATGCCGCTGGTGACCGTGCCGGTCAGGCCCTCGGGGGAGCCGATCGCGACGACCGTGTCGCCGATCTGGACGCCGGCGGAGTTGCCGAGGGTGGCCTTCTTCAGGCCGGAGGCGTTCTCCAGCTTGAGGAGCGCGAGGTCCTTCTTGCTGTCGGTGCCGACGACCTTCGCGGTGTACGACTTGCCGTCACTCGTCTTGACCTTGATGGACGAGGCGCCGGAGACGACGTGGTTGTTGGTGACGATCTGGCCGTCGGTCGTGATGATCACGCCGGCGCCGGTCGACGAACCGTTGCTGAGGGTGGCCTCGACCTCGACCACGCTCGGGCTGACGGTCGCGGCGATCGTGGCGACGTCGCCCTTCTTGCTGGAGGGCACGACGGCGGTGGTGGTGCTGGAGGTGGCGACGGTGTCCTTGCCGGTCAGCTCCTGGAAGGCGTACGCCGTGCCGCCGCCGACGGCCGCCGCGACGATCGCCACGGCGGCGAGCAGCGCGAACGGACCCCGGGTGCGCTTCTTCGGCTTGGGCGCCTCGCCCTGGACGTGGGTGAGGAGAGCGGTGTCGCCGCCGCCGTGACCGCCGCCGCCGTCGGCGGCGAGAGCCCCGCCGTCACCGGCGCCGTAGCCGTCACCGCCGCCGTACGCTCCGCCGTCGGCGCCGAAGGCGGCCTGCGGGGCGGGCGAGGGGGCGGGAGTCTGGGTCGGCCACGCGGGAGCGGCCGGCTGCTGAACCTGCTGTACGGGCTGCACCGGCTGAGCCTGCTGCACCGGCGGCTGGTAGGCCGGCGGGGGCGGCCACTCCGGGTTCACGGGAGAAGAGGCGTGCTGCTGCTGGGGGTACGCCTGCGGCTGGTCGCCCTGGGGGGTCTCGTACTCGCCGCTGCGGCGGAAGCTCTCGGTCATGGAACAGAGCCTGTCGCGCGATCATGAGAGGTACCTGAGTCCCCGCTGAGAAGCCCGACAGAACCTCGTATGCCCGATATAAAGACGCCGGAGCCCTGCAAACTCGGGGATTCCTGCGAACCCTGTGACCGCAGAGGCGAACCCGCTGACCTCTCCAACACAGGCCCGCAAAACCAGCCCGTCCGGCGTTTGAGGACGAGCCCCCTTCAGGGCCGATACGGGGGCCCGGGGGCAGAGCCCCCGGCAACGGACCCGCGGCCGAACGGCGTCAGGTCCTCGCAGCCGAAGACCTCAGCCCTCGCACCCACACGACTGCCGTATCACCAGCCGCGACGGAAACACCTTCAGTCGCTCGCGCCGAGACCCCGCCACTCGCAGGCCGTCGTCGAGGACGAGGTCCACCGCCGCGCGGGCCATCGCCGGGCGGTCCGATGCGATCGTTGTCAGCTTCGGGTCGGCCAGGGCCGCTTCCTTGATGTCGTCGAAGCCGATGACACCCAGCTCGCGCGGTACGTCGATGCGCAGCTCGCGCGCGGCCCGCAGCAGGCCGATCGCCTGGTCGTCGGTGGAGCAGAAGATCGCGGGGGGACGGCGGGGCCCGGCGAGGATGCCGAGGGCGACCTGGTAGGCGTCGTAGCGGTTGTACGGGGCCTCGAAGAGGCGGCCCTCGGTCGGCAGGCCGGCCTCGGTCATCGCGCGCCGCCAGCCCTCGACGTGGTCGGAGACCGGGTCACCGACGGACGGCGTCTCCGCCGTACCGCCCATACAGGCGACGTATTCGTAGCCGTGCTCAAGGAGGTGGCGGACGGCCAGCTGGGCGCCGCCCAGGTCGTCCGTGACGACCGCCACGTCGTCGATCGCCTCGGGGCGTTCGTGCAGGAGGACGACGCGGGCGTCCCACGCCTCGATCTCGGCGGCCGCGTTGTCGTTCAGCGCGTGGCTGACGAGGATCAGGCCGGAGACCCGCATCCCGAGGAACGCGCGCAGATAGTGGACCTCGCGCTCGCCCACGTAGTCGGAGTTGCCGACCAGCACCATCTTTCCGCGCTCGGACGCGGCCTGTTCGACCGCGTGCGCCATCTCCCCGAAGAAGGGCTGGCGCGCGTCCGGCACGATCAGGCCTATGAGGTCCGTACGCCGCGACGCCATGGCCTGGGCCACCCGGTCGGGTCGGTACCCCAGTTCCTTGATCGCGGCGAGGACACGCTCGCGCGTGGCCGGGGCAACCGGCCGGGGTCCGTTGTTGATGACATAGCTGACAACGGCGGTCGAAGTACCCGCCAGCCGCGCCACATCATCCCGAGTCACCTTGGCCACGCGCGGAGTCTACGCGGATGGACCCGCTCTGGGCAGGGCGTTTCGAAGCTTCTCTCAGCTTCCGCGCACCATCTCCGCGCGGAGCCGACACCGAGAAGCGGCGCCCTGCCCGGAACGGTTACGCCTCGGCCGGGATCTCGGCGGCGTCCAGCGCGGCCGAATCGGCCGTACCGTCCGCATCCTCCGGCTTTGCGTCGGCGATGGCAGCGCTTGCCTTGAGCTTGGCCTCGTCGCCGCCCCGGTCACCCTTCTCCGGGGTAACGAATCGATAACCGACGTTCCGGACGGTCCCGATCAGCGACTCGTGCTCGACTCCGAGCTTCGCGCGCAGCCGTCGTACGTGGACGTCGACCGTGCGCGTGCCGCCGAAGTAGTCGTAGCCCCAGACCTCCTGGAGCAGCTGGGCGCGCGTGAAGACGCGGCCCGGGTGCTGGGCGAGGTACTTGAGGAGCTCGAACTCCTTGAAGGTCAGGTC from Streptomyces sp. NBC_01288 carries:
- a CDS encoding S1C family serine protease codes for the protein MTESFRRSGEYETPQGDQPQAYPQQQHASSPVNPEWPPPPAYQPPVQQAQPVQPVQQVQQPAAPAWPTQTPAPSPAPQAAFGADGGAYGGGDGYGAGDGGALAADGGGGHGGGDTALLTHVQGEAPKPKKRTRGPFALLAAVAIVAAAVGGGTAYAFQELTGKDTVATSSTTTAVVPSSKKGDVATIAATVSPSVVEVEATLSNGSSTGAGVIITTDGQIVTNNHVVSGASSIKVKTSDGKSYTAKVVGTDSKKDLALLKLENASGLKKATLGNSAGVQIGDTVVAIGSPEGLTGTVTSGIVSALNRDVTVSTDESQSQGSDSSGGSGQWPFQFGGQQFNGDTGSSTTTYKAIQTDAALNPGNSGGALIDANGNIIGINSAMYSSSSDSSSSSSEAGNIGIGFAIPINTVKADLASLRAGGSDS
- a CDS encoding response regulator transcription factor, producing the protein MSPAEGDRDTQRILIVDDEPAVREALQRSLAFEGYDTEVAVDGADALEKATAYQPDLVVLDIQMPRMDGLTAARRMRGAGTTTPILMLTARDTVGDRVTGLDAGADDYLVKPFELDELFARVRALLRRSSYAAAAAAGNAPEDDSLTFADLRMDLATREVTRNGRQVELTRTEFTLLEMFLAHPRQVLTREQILKAVWGFDFEPSSNSLDVYVMYLRRKTEAGGEPRLVHTVRGVGYVLRQGGAE
- a CDS encoding LacI family DNA-binding transcriptional regulator, which encodes MAKVTRDDVARLAGTSTAVVSYVINNGPRPVAPATRERVLAAIKELGYRPDRVAQAMASRRTDLIGLIVPDARQPFFGEMAHAVEQAASERGKMVLVGNSDYVGEREVHYLRAFLGMRVSGLILVSHALNDNAAAEIEAWDARVVLLHERPEAIDDVAVVTDDLGGAQLAVRHLLEHGYEYVACMGGTAETPSVGDPVSDHVEGWRRAMTEAGLPTEGRLFEAPYNRYDAYQVALGILAGPRRPPAIFCSTDDQAIGLLRAARELRIDVPRELGVIGFDDIKEAALADPKLTTIASDRPAMARAAVDLVLDDGLRVAGSRRERLKVFPSRLVIRQSCGCEG